From the genome of Prevotella herbatica, one region includes:
- a CDS encoding SusC/RagA family TonB-linked outer membrane protein: MKNDFRIGKTLMLLFMLCLFPVGMLAQNVLKGTVTDADGEPVIGASVREVGTSNGTVTDISGQFSINAPANARLTISYVGFVTQQINVSGRKNILVSLADDTKSISDVVVIGYGTQKKADLSSSISILDAKEITKVPGGLSAGLQSSVPGVQVTNGRIHIRGVGSINNTDPLYVVDGMIGGAVPDENNIASIQILKDAASCAIYGARGANGVIVITTKRGQAGEVKIDYNGYLGWKGFTHEIDLLSGKDLAELINEEMYNQNPSRKDYMAGLSDPESIGKGYNMFKAITHTASYQKHNVSISGGSKDANFRITGMYGNDNSLYIKEGSENMSLNVVSDFKKGIFGFGETLTVGRNLNHSTDMLKLIAIKWSTACPIYDPTSSTGYAGASLGTDMENPRATADNTWNRNETNTMTGNAWITAEPIKGLVYKFNMGADLYRNNGRSYDADYVVGDYQKNTPDTYSMSNNRSNRFLYEHTLTFDKKFNLHHINVMAGITSEETKGYGFNASARDMPSSEVLILGATQNASSKEVGSSESHSAMYSYLARLMYDYSGKYMVTANFRRDGSSNFAKKNRYGDFPSFSGAWRISQEKFMKSLTWLDDLKLRASWGKLGNSNISPYQYQSTVSFNTVRYYFNDVENTGALPMTPSNPDVKWEASTSTDFGFDLTMLHNRLTITADYYRNRTNDMLVNVPIARSAGYLSVFPTMNAGSIENKGLELIATWRDHIGNKFDYSISANFSTVKNKVIDLGANNEIFSASGITCTKVGNSIGQFWGYKTAGLFKTDAEAAAYVNKKGERLQPNAKAGDIKFLDLNGDGTIGSADMDFIGNPIPNFSYGITAEAQYRSSFGTFDFSMVWNGSQGNDIYNNTRSYGEGMYHNYACFTSVKDRFRAEDITFVNPLNGKTTFYPKNTDTNMPRAVYGDPNQNMRQSDRYVEDGSYLRLKSIVLGYTMPQRWCDKMYLENMRFYIGAKNLFTITDYKGYDPEVGDQNTSGTNLTRGIDGLTSWDPTFPNSKEFYIGVQLTF, encoded by the coding sequence ATGAAAAACGATTTTAGAATTGGAAAAACATTAATGTTACTTTTTATGTTATGCCTGTTTCCTGTAGGAATGCTAGCACAAAATGTTTTGAAAGGTACAGTTACCGATGCAGATGGAGAACCTGTTATCGGCGCTTCTGTAAGAGAAGTGGGAACTAGTAATGGAACTGTTACTGACATATCAGGGCAGTTCTCTATTAATGCTCCTGCAAATGCAAGACTTACGATTTCGTATGTCGGGTTTGTTACACAACAAATAAATGTATCTGGCAGAAAAAACATCTTGGTGAGTCTTGCTGATGATACAAAATCCATTAGCGATGTAGTAGTCATTGGTTATGGAACTCAGAAGAAAGCCGATTTGAGTTCATCAATCTCAATTCTTGATGCAAAGGAAATTACCAAAGTTCCTGGTGGACTTTCTGCAGGACTGCAAAGCTCTGTTCCTGGAGTTCAGGTAACTAACGGTCGTATACACATTCGTGGTGTAGGTTCTATTAACAATACTGATCCGCTTTATGTTGTAGATGGAATGATTGGAGGCGCTGTTCCTGATGAAAACAATATCGCTTCAATTCAGATACTTAAGGATGCTGCCTCTTGTGCAATATATGGTGCTCGTGGTGCAAATGGTGTTATCGTAATCACGACTAAGCGTGGGCAGGCTGGAGAAGTGAAGATTGACTATAATGGATATCTGGGATGGAAAGGTTTTACTCATGAGATAGATCTTCTTTCAGGTAAGGATCTTGCTGAACTAATCAATGAGGAGATGTATAATCAGAATCCTTCACGTAAGGACTATATGGCAGGACTCTCAGATCCTGAATCTATTGGCAAAGGATATAATATGTTTAAGGCAATTACGCATACAGCCTCATATCAGAAGCATAATGTCAGTATCAGTGGTGGTTCAAAGGATGCTAACTTCCGAATTACTGGTATGTATGGAAATGACAACTCTTTATATATAAAAGAAGGTTCTGAAAATATGTCACTGAATGTTGTTTCAGACTTTAAAAAAGGTATCTTTGGCTTTGGAGAAACTCTTACTGTGGGGCGTAATCTGAATCACAGTACAGATATGCTTAAACTGATAGCTATAAAATGGAGCACTGCTTGTCCAATTTATGACCCTACATCATCTACTGGTTATGCAGGTGCATCGCTTGGTACTGATATGGAAAATCCAAGAGCCACTGCCGATAATACTTGGAACCGTAATGAAACAAATACTATGACAGGCAATGCTTGGATTACAGCAGAGCCTATAAAGGGATTGGTGTACAAATTCAATATGGGAGCAGACCTGTATCGAAATAACGGTCGGTCTTATGATGCAGACTATGTTGTGGGTGATTATCAGAAGAATACACCTGATACGTATTCTATGAGTAATAATAGAAGTAACCGTTTCCTCTATGAGCATACATTGACATTCGATAAGAAATTTAACTTGCATCATATAAATGTGATGGCTGGTATCACATCTGAGGAAACAAAGGGATATGGTTTTAATGCAAGTGCCCGTGATATGCCGAGTTCAGAGGTTCTTATTCTTGGGGCTACTCAGAATGCTTCCTCAAAGGAAGTCGGTAGCTCTGAATCACACTCAGCAATGTATTCTTATCTTGCCAGATTGATGTACGACTATTCTGGAAAGTATATGGTTACAGCAAACTTCCGTCGTGACGGTAGTTCAAATTTCGCCAAGAAAAATCGTTATGGAGACTTCCCTTCCTTCTCTGGAGCATGGCGCATTAGTCAGGAAAAATTCATGAAGAGCCTAACATGGCTTGATGACCTGAAACTACGAGCAAGTTGGGGTAAACTGGGTAACTCTAATATATCTCCATATCAATATCAGTCTACGGTTTCTTTCAATACCGTACGTTATTACTTTAATGATGTTGAAAATACAGGTGCTCTTCCAATGACACCAAGTAATCCTGACGTGAAATGGGAAGCTTCAACATCAACAGACTTTGGTTTTGACCTAACGATGCTTCACAATAGATTGACAATTACCGCTGATTATTATAGAAATAGGACTAATGATATGCTTGTAAATGTACCGATAGCACGTTCTGCTGGATATTTGAGCGTGTTCCCTACAATGAATGCTGGAAGCATAGAGAATAAAGGACTTGAATTAATAGCCACATGGCGTGACCATATAGGAAATAAATTCGATTATAGTATTTCTGCTAACTTTTCTACTGTAAAAAATAAGGTTATAGACCTTGGAGCAAATAATGAAATATTTTCTGCTTCTGGGATTACTTGTACTAAAGTCGGAAATTCTATAGGACAGTTCTGGGGATATAAGACTGCTGGATTGTTCAAAACAGACGCAGAAGCTGCAGCTTATGTAAACAAAAAGGGCGAGCGTTTACAGCCGAATGCAAAAGCTGGTGATATTAAGTTCCTTGATCTTAATGGTGACGGAACAATCGGTTCTGCCGATATGGACTTTATCGGCAATCCTATTCCAAACTTCTCTTATGGTATTACAGCTGAGGCTCAGTATCGTTCATCATTTGGTACATTTGATTTCTCTATGGTCTGGAATGGCTCACAAGGAAACGATATCTATAATAATACACGTAGCTATGGCGAAGGAATGTATCATAATTACGCATGTTTTACAAGTGTAAAAGACCGTTTCCGTGCTGAGGATATTACTTTTGTAAATCCACTTAACGGCAAGACTACATTCTATCCAAAGAATACTGATACTAATATGCCACGTGCTGTATATGGAGACCCGAACCAGAATATGCGTCAGAGTGATCGTTATGTAGAAGATGGATCATACTTGAGACTTAAATCTATCGTACTAGGATATACAATGCCACAGCGTTGGTGTGATAAGATGTATCTTGAGAATATGAGATTCTATATCGGCGCAAAGAATCTGTTTACTATTACAGACTATAAAGGTTATGATCCAGAGGTAGGTGA